The Candidatus Paceibacterota bacterium genomic sequence ATATCGGCCGATTGGGCTGTCGGAAATTTGCAGTCGAGGCAAAATTTGGAGTCGAGGCACCTACCAGTCGCCACACTTGCTGACATATTCCGTTCCAATTGGACTTTTCTAGGCTTGGATACTGATGAAAAACGAAATAGCGTGATCCTAGTTTTGAGTATTGATGTGGAGGGTCAGGATCTTTCTGTCCTCACGTCAAATGATTGGACAGCTTTTATACCAGATATCGTCTGTATCGAAACTTTTGGAACCGGAAACATTGAGGATTTGATGCAAGGTGACATTTACCAATTCCTCTCATCGCGTGGCTATCAGTTAGCTGCATTGACGCCTTTAACATCCATTTTTGCCTTGGGTGCCTTGGTCCAACCCACGGAAAGCAAATAGGGATGCTTTTCAATACCCTCGCCTTCCTTCTCTTCTTCGCCGTAGTACTTCTTCTCTACTGGCAACTTCCAGTGAGGATGAGGACACCCGGTCTTCTCGTGGCCTCCTATTTCTTCTATGCCTACTGGGACTGGCGATTTCTGGCTTTAATAATTTTGGTTACTTTTGCAAATTTTCACCTAACTCGTCTAATGGGGGAAGAGTCTGGGAGAAAAAGGAAACAGATACTTATTGCAGTGGTCTCCCTCAATTTAGTTGTGCTAGGCACCTTTAAGTAT encodes the following:
- a CDS encoding FkbM family methyltransferase; its protein translation is MSDSTESEYADFYVNADDPHVSSISADWAVGNLQSRQNLESRHLPVATLADIFRSNWTFLGLDTDEKRNSVILVLSIDVEGQDLSVLTSNDWTAFIPDIVCIETFGTGNIEDLMQGDIYQFLSSRGYQLAALTPLTSIFALGALVQPTESK